From a region of the Kiritimatiellales bacterium genome:
- a CDS encoding right-handed parallel beta-helix repeat-containing protein translates to MMARIFKNDLQRILAASTLLVMSAAQAWAGNTVQVLSGDSIQAAIDLAAPGDTIEVAAGTYTELITIDKQDLTLKAVGAAVITFPTVANDKSVVTITASGVVLDGFEITTEAGNKVVGLIVSAATVSVRNVTIHDFVGALIRPNGAHNLLIENCTLYNGKDRSIYGNAKSDNVTIKGCYLADTVGIQIRAGNNWTFDGNYIAGRHIWDENVKFPFQSASYGVALDAGSGHTAVNNVIVGISEVGIKVEVANCTIINNTIAFCHDWKSSYSYPMVDQPHNAGNGFAIRFKNVTGAVVRNNNLAYNYRGIGINPGAVGPDAASVIAFNNVFGGEYAGLEALGYTAGVDWVNEKEPADGFDWDPGLASINSAWQAGQAGNISADPKLVSLFPY, encoded by the coding sequence ATGATGGCACGTATCTTTAAAAATGATCTGCAGCGGATACTCGCAGCCAGTACTTTGCTGGTGATGTCCGCCGCGCAGGCGTGGGCTGGCAATACCGTTCAAGTTCTATCAGGTGACTCTATTCAGGCGGCAATCGACCTGGCAGCACCTGGCGATACAATCGAGGTGGCCGCTGGCACCTATACTGAACTCATCACAATTGACAAGCAGGACCTGACACTTAAGGCGGTTGGCGCGGCGGTGATCACTTTCCCCACGGTTGCCAATGATAAGTCGGTCGTGACGATTACGGCCAGCGGGGTGGTCTTGGACGGATTTGAGATCACGACCGAGGCTGGTAATAAGGTGGTCGGCCTGATTGTGTCGGCGGCGACTGTCAGCGTGCGCAATGTAACGATTCATGATTTTGTGGGTGCTCTGATTCGCCCCAATGGTGCGCATAATCTGTTAATCGAGAACTGCACGCTCTACAACGGCAAGGACAGAAGTATTTATGGCAATGCCAAAAGCGATAATGTGACCATTAAAGGGTGCTATCTGGCGGACACCGTGGGGATTCAGATCAGGGCAGGTAACAACTGGACATTCGACGGCAACTACATTGCCGGACGCCACATCTGGGACGAGAATGTCAAATTCCCCTTCCAGAGTGCCTCGTATGGCGTGGCACTGGACGCAGGCAGTGGTCACACAGCAGTGAATAACGTAATCGTCGGTATTTCTGAAGTAGGGATTAAGGTTGAAGTTGCCAACTGTACGATTATCAACAACACGATCGCCTTTTGCCACGACTGGAAATCCTCCTATAGTTATCCGATGGTCGACCAGCCGCACAACGCTGGCAATGGCTTTGCCATCCGCTTCAAAAATGTCACGGGAGCGGTTGTCCGCAACAACAACCTCGCCTACAACTATCGCGGAATCGGGATTAACCCGGGGGCTGTGGGACCGGACGCTGCATCTGTCATTGCCTTTAATAATGTTTTTGGCGGCGAGTATGCGGGGTTGGAGGCACTGGGCTATACTGCGGGGGTGGACTGGGTGAATGAAAAGGAACCGGCCGACGGCTTTGACTGGGACCCTGGACTGGCGAGCATTAATTCTGCGTGGCAGGCCGGTCAGGCCGGTAATATCAGCGCGGATCCCAAACTGGTCTCGCTCTTCCCCTATTAA
- a CDS encoding DUF368 domain-containing protein, with amino-acid sequence MSEFIINAVKGMLMGAANVIPGVSGGTIALLTGIFEKLIQSLRSFDLTALKLLLTGKIKALLNHINFWFLSAVGAGIFIGILVFARVLSYLFENYELYVWSFFFGLILASVFFVMNKVRRISAGVIIFFAAGTAAAASIAFLPPAEENASVFYLFLCGIIAICSMILPGLSGSYVLLLMGNYQLIMIDAVVNLRLEILIPVAAGAAIGLLAFSHFLGWILKKFHDATISLLTGFIFGSLCILWPWKSEITQVFKTAGNVKEKVIGYDYFLPPAEMETAIAIAMMIAGVITLSLLETFSAQKEKG; translated from the coding sequence ATGAGTGAGTTTATTATTAATGCAGTTAAAGGCATGCTGATGGGTGCCGCCAATGTTATCCCCGGCGTTTCCGGCGGAACGATTGCCCTGCTCACCGGAATTTTTGAAAAACTGATTCAATCGCTGCGCTCGTTTGATCTTACCGCGCTGAAACTGCTCCTCACCGGAAAAATTAAAGCGCTGCTGAACCACATTAATTTCTGGTTTCTCAGCGCAGTCGGCGCCGGAATTTTTATCGGTATTTTAGTATTTGCCCGCGTGCTGAGCTATCTGTTTGAAAACTATGAACTGTATGTCTGGTCATTTTTCTTCGGACTGATTCTCGCCTCTGTTTTTTTTGTGATGAACAAAGTCCGCCGGATTTCCGCCGGTGTAATTATTTTTTTTGCCGCCGGAACCGCCGCTGCGGCATCCATCGCATTTTTGCCGCCGGCGGAAGAAAACGCGTCCGTTTTTTATCTGTTTCTCTGCGGCATCATTGCTATTTGCAGTATGATTCTGCCGGGACTGTCCGGCTCATATGTGCTGCTGCTGATGGGGAACTATCAGCTGATCATGATTGATGCGGTAGTGAACCTGCGGCTTGAAATTCTGATTCCGGTTGCTGCCGGCGCTGCAATCGGATTGCTGGCGTTTTCACACTTTCTCGGCTGGATTTTAAAGAAATTCCACGACGCAACCATTTCACTGCTTACCGGATTTATTTTTGGATCGCTCTGTATTCTATGGCCGTGGAAAAGTGAAATTACACAGGTCTTTAAAACCGCCGGAAATGTGAAAGAAAAAGTAATCGGCTACGATTATTTCCTGCCGCCGGCGGAGATGGAAACTGCCATCGCGATTGCGATGATGATTGCCGGAGTTATCACTCTTTCGCTGCTTGAAACTTTCAGCGCGCAGAAAGAAAAGGGATAA
- the rpmJ gene encoding 50S ribosomal protein L36, which yields MKVKASVKKISADDKIVRRKGRVYVINKRNPRHKQRQG from the coding sequence ATGAAGGTTAAGGCATCAGTAAAAAAGATCAGTGCTGACGACAAGATTGTGCGTCGTAAAGGGCGCGTATATGTAATTAATAAACGCAATCCCCGGCACAAACAGCGTCAGGGCTAA
- a CDS encoding valine--tRNA ligase, translated as MNKLSKTYEAASVENKWYAAWLESGAFHADVNSTQPPWSIVIPPPNVTGILHMGHALNNTIQDVLTRWHRMQGYNALWVPGTDHAGIATQNVVERKLAQEGRSRYDFTREEFIARVWEWKEQYGNTIVNQLKKLGASCDWDRERFTMDEGLNKAVLEVFCRLYEKGLIYRGNRIINWCPRCATALSDEESEHVESEGALYYIRYALKKGKGKVTVATTRPETLLGDVAVAVSPRDQRYSDLIGKALLLPVLGREIPVVADEFVDPAFGTGCVKVTPAHDPNDFDIGQRHNLQPVNVMNPDGTMNAEAGPYAGLDRFECRKRLIEDLRYGGVLEKIEKHMHSVGHCYRCSTVVEPRLSPQWFVDMKPLAKPAIEAVRSGRVKFVPERWTKVYLEWMENIRDWCISRQIWWGHRIPVFYCDACNHQWVAKESPAACPKCSSNKIRQDEDVLDTWFSSALWPFSVFGWPDQTEDLKRFYPTNTLVTAPDIIFFWVARMVMTGLEFMGEVPFDTVYIHGIVRDEQGRKMSKSLGNSIDPISVIDKYSADALRFSLMMLTATGQDVYISDEKFEVGRNFCTKIWNAARFMQMNATSEAVIDPVQIDFNIIELSSDDQHILSKLSEAIRNTTGHLERYRFNDAALSMYDFMWHHYCDWYVEYSKGVFRSSDAKRKQDVEQVMHYVFSTALRLLHPFIPFITEELWHGMGYNVSVDSIQVAEWPHALSYETLKTWGIDSATVNYVDAKHDLIRVGRTLRSDYTLTPKQLAKFYIRPAQDRIGKRLIEDIQSVAGLLGAESIDVDRDFIPAGAMPSGISQLGTVYMSIEGLIDTDAEIAKLKKQLETVENGISGITKKLSNENFVSKAPAEIVAGEEKRKTELIEKREKLQKLLETLSA; from the coding sequence ATGAATAAACTGTCTAAAACCTATGAAGCCGCCAGTGTCGAAAATAAGTGGTACGCCGCATGGCTGGAAAGCGGAGCGTTTCACGCTGATGTGAATTCGACGCAGCCGCCGTGGAGCATTGTGATTCCGCCGCCGAATGTCACCGGAATTCTGCACATGGGACACGCGCTGAACAATACGATTCAGGATGTGCTGACGCGCTGGCACCGCATGCAGGGATACAATGCGCTGTGGGTTCCCGGTACCGATCACGCCGGCATTGCAACGCAGAATGTGGTAGAGCGCAAGCTCGCGCAAGAAGGCAGAAGCCGCTACGACTTCACGCGCGAAGAATTTATTGCGCGGGTCTGGGAATGGAAAGAGCAGTACGGCAACACGATTGTAAATCAACTCAAAAAACTCGGTGCATCGTGCGACTGGGACCGCGAGCGTTTTACGATGGATGAGGGTCTGAACAAAGCGGTGCTCGAAGTATTCTGCCGGCTGTATGAAAAAGGGCTGATCTATCGCGGCAACCGGATTATTAACTGGTGCCCGCGCTGTGCTACCGCGCTTTCTGACGAAGAAAGCGAGCACGTTGAAAGCGAAGGTGCGTTGTATTACATCCGTTACGCGCTGAAAAAAGGTAAAGGTAAAGTGACCGTGGCAACGACGCGTCCGGAAACGTTGCTTGGTGACGTTGCGGTGGCTGTCAGTCCGCGAGATCAACGTTATTCCGATTTAATCGGCAAAGCATTACTTCTGCCGGTGCTCGGCCGTGAAATTCCGGTCGTTGCTGATGAGTTTGTTGATCCGGCATTCGGTACCGGTTGCGTGAAAGTTACACCGGCGCACGATCCGAATGATTTTGATATCGGACAGCGCCACAACCTGCAGCCGGTTAATGTGATGAATCCGGATGGTACAATGAATGCAGAGGCCGGGCCGTACGCCGGCCTGGATCGTTTTGAATGCCGGAAACGGCTCATCGAAGATTTACGGTACGGCGGCGTACTTGAAAAAATTGAAAAGCACATGCACTCAGTCGGGCACTGCTACCGCTGTTCAACGGTAGTCGAGCCGCGCCTGTCACCGCAATGGTTTGTGGATATGAAACCGCTGGCAAAACCGGCGATTGAGGCAGTGCGCAGCGGCCGCGTAAAGTTTGTGCCGGAACGCTGGACAAAAGTTTATCTCGAATGGATGGAAAATATTCGCGACTGGTGCATTTCGCGCCAGATCTGGTGGGGACACCGCATCCCGGTGTTCTACTGCGATGCGTGCAATCATCAGTGGGTCGCCAAAGAAAGCCCGGCGGCGTGTCCGAAATGCAGTTCCAATAAAATCCGGCAGGATGAAGATGTACTCGATACGTGGTTTTCATCGGCGCTCTGGCCGTTCAGCGTTTTCGGCTGGCCGGATCAAACGGAAGATTTAAAACGTTTTTATCCGACAAACACGCTCGTCACTGCACCGGATATCATCTTTTTCTGGGTCGCGCGTATGGTGATGACGGGGCTTGAGTTCATGGGCGAGGTGCCGTTTGATACCGTGTATATTCACGGCATCGTGCGCGACGAGCAGGGACGTAAAATGAGCAAAAGTCTCGGCAACTCGATTGATCCGATCAGCGTGATTGACAAATACAGCGCCGACGCACTGCGGTTCAGTTTAATGATGCTCACCGCCACCGGGCAGGACGTATACATCAGCGATGAGAAATTTGAAGTCGGGCGCAACTTCTGCACCAAAATCTGGAATGCCGCGCGTTTTATGCAGATGAATGCGACATCCGAAGCAGTGATTGATCCGGTACAAATCGATTTCAACATCATAGAGCTGAGTTCCGACGATCAGCACATCCTCTCTAAGCTGAGCGAAGCAATTCGTAACACCACCGGTCATCTTGAGCGCTACCGGTTTAACGATGCTGCGCTGTCGATGTATGATTTCATGTGGCATCACTATTGCGACTGGTATGTTGAATATTCAAAAGGCGTGTTCCGCAGCAGTGATGCCAAACGCAAACAGGACGTTGAGCAGGTGATGCATTATGTATTCTCCACTGCGCTGCGTCTGCTGCATCCGTTCATTCCATTTATCACCGAAGAACTGTGGCATGGCATGGGCTACAATGTTTCCGTTGACTCTATTCAGGTTGCCGAGTGGCCGCATGCGCTTTCGTATGAAACGCTGAAAACGTGGGGCATTGACAGCGCGACGGTGAACTATGTGGATGCAAAGCACGATCTGATTCGCGTTGGCCGTACACTGCGCAGTGATTATACTCTGACGCCGAAACAGCTGGCAAAATTTTATATTCGTCCGGCACAGGATCGCATCGGCAAACGTCTAATTGAAGACATTCAATCTGTTGCCGGACTGCTCGGCGCAGAGAGCATTGACGTCGATCGCGACTTTATACCGGCCGGCGCAATGCCCAGTGGAATCAGCCAGCTTGGAACCGTGTATATGTCTATTGAAGGACTGATTGACACGGACGCCGAAATTGCAAAACTGAAAAAACAGCTCGAAACAGTAGAGAACGGTATCAGTGGAATCACCAAAAAACTTTCCAACGAAAATTTTGTCAGCAAAGCGCCGGCGGAGATTGTCGCCGGCGAGGAAAAACGCAAAACCGAACTGATCGAAAAGCGTGAAAAACTGCAAAAGCTGCTTGAAACACTTTCAGCCTAA
- the argH gene encoding argininosuccinate lyase — protein MKIQKTTVGAIDSDVLAFTAGRDIELDMNLIAADCIGTAAHVTMLSKMKVKPALITEAERKKVIGELNEVLRTAAAGKFKIRLADQDVHLAVERTLTEKLGDLGKKIHTARSRNDQVAVDLRLYSREQILNALEEAAALIAALLTFARKNETVPMVGRTHMQPGMPSSVGLWAAAHAESLLDDCALLVSAYELNDQCPLGSAASYGVPLPIDRELTAGLLGFSRATHTVLYANNSRGKLESIILGAMSQVMLSLSRLAQDLMIFTMPEFNYFTLPDGLTTGSSIMPQKKNPDVIELVRARASRVKACELAVYDLIKASPGGYNRDLQEAKEPFMEGIATTRACLRVLAPFVQAIKVNKKALLAGFSPDVFATDRALKLVADGMPFRDAYHHVKNNLGELVNVNPVDAIQQKIHLGAPLGIKWSLLKDRMKAVNETVREERRSIRAAIKKLMTVK, from the coding sequence ATGAAAATACAAAAAACGACAGTGGGTGCAATTGATTCAGATGTGCTGGCGTTTACGGCAGGACGCGATATTGAACTGGATATGAACCTGATTGCGGCGGACTGCATCGGTACGGCGGCGCATGTGACCATGCTTTCAAAAATGAAAGTTAAACCGGCGCTGATTACGGAGGCGGAACGCAAAAAAGTGATCGGGGAATTGAATGAGGTGTTACGAACCGCCGCCGCTGGAAAATTTAAAATCCGGCTGGCAGATCAGGATGTACACCTTGCGGTGGAGCGCACGCTGACGGAAAAACTCGGAGATCTCGGTAAAAAAATTCATACAGCCCGCAGCCGTAACGATCAGGTCGCGGTGGATTTGCGTTTATATTCGCGTGAACAGATTTTAAATGCACTGGAAGAGGCGGCGGCGCTGATTGCGGCGCTGCTGACGTTCGCCAGGAAAAACGAAACGGTGCCGATGGTCGGCCGGACGCACATGCAGCCGGGTATGCCGTCGTCGGTCGGGCTGTGGGCGGCGGCACACGCTGAAAGTCTGCTGGATGATTGTGCACTGCTGGTGAGTGCCTACGAATTGAACGATCAGTGTCCGCTTGGCTCGGCAGCGAGTTACGGCGTGCCGCTGCCGATTGATCGTGAACTTACGGCCGGGCTGCTCGGATTCAGCCGTGCGACGCATACGGTACTGTATGCGAATAACAGTCGCGGCAAGCTGGAAAGCATCATTCTCGGCGCGATGAGCCAGGTGATGCTGTCGCTGTCACGTCTGGCGCAGGACCTGATGATTTTTACGATGCCGGAATTTAACTATTTTACACTGCCTGATGGACTGACCACCGGCAGCAGCATTATGCCGCAGAAAAAAAATCCGGATGTGATCGAGCTGGTGCGTGCCCGTGCATCGCGCGTGAAAGCGTGCGAGCTGGCGGTGTACGATTTGATTAAAGCCTCACCCGGCGGTTACAACCGTGATCTGCAGGAGGCAAAAGAACCGTTCATGGAGGGTATTGCCACCACGCGCGCATGCCTGCGTGTGCTTGCACCGTTTGTGCAGGCAATCAAAGTGAACAAAAAAGCGCTGCTCGCCGGATTTTCGCCGGATGTGTTTGCTACCGACCGCGCGCTCAAACTGGTGGCTGACGGTATGCCGTTCCGCGATGCGTATCATCATGTAAAAAATAATCTTGGCGAACTGGTGAATGTAAATCCGGTTGATGCCATCCAGCAGAAAATACATCTCGGTGCGCCGCTCGGCATTAAGTGGAGCCTGTTGAAAGACCGCATGAAAGCTGTGAACGAAACGGTGCGCGAAGAACGCCGGTCGATTCGCGCTGCGATTAAAAAACTGATGACTGTAAAGTAA
- a CDS encoding glycosyltransferase family 2 protein, with product MPIIAQYKKVNRIAVLLPAFNEELTVGGIVAQAKRYIPDVIVIDDASTDATVRQAESAGATVVRRKSNGGKGAALVEGFKYILAQNFDAVIAMDADGFHDPHEIPKFLETYHRTHLPVLIGNRMADARHTLSTIRRWTVQLMSYSLDRFLNVYIPDPPCGFRFYRCDVLPFLLEESTLPSEFETLINVAARRIGTGSVRISRRIRKHKSFISPLRDLVRFARVLFRYYQRRRRLRNSARVKLVREEV from the coding sequence ATGCCGATTATTGCACAGTATAAAAAGGTGAACCGCATCGCAGTGCTGCTACCGGCATTTAATGAAGAGCTGACGGTCGGCGGAATTGTTGCACAGGCGAAGCGGTATATTCCGGACGTGATTGTAATTGATGACGCCTCGACGGATGCCACGGTACGTCAGGCTGAATCCGCCGGCGCAACCGTTGTCCGCCGGAAAAGTAACGGCGGCAAAGGCGCCGCACTGGTGGAAGGCTTTAAATATATTCTGGCACAGAACTTCGACGCCGTCATAGCGATGGATGCCGACGGCTTTCATGACCCGCACGAAATTCCCAAATTTCTGGAAACCTATCATCGTACGCACCTGCCCGTGCTGATCGGCAACCGTATGGCGGATGCGCGTCATACACTGTCGACCATCCGCCGGTGGACGGTGCAGTTAATGAGCTACAGCCTCGACCGGTTTCTGAATGTGTATATACCCGATCCGCCGTGCGGGTTCCGGTTTTACCGGTGCGATGTGCTGCCGTTTCTGCTGGAAGAATCCACCCTGCCGTCGGAATTTGAGACACTGATTAATGTTGCCGCGCGCCGGATCGGCACCGGTTCCGTGCGTATTTCGCGCCGGATTCGCAAGCACAAAAGTTTTATCTCGCCGCTCCGCGACCTCGTCCGGTTTGCACGCGTGCTGTTCCGTTATTATCAGCGGCGGCGCAGACTGCGCAACAGTGCTCGCGTGAAGCTGGTCCGGGAAGAAGTTTGA
- the lipA gene encoding lipoyl synthase — protein sequence MSGTAQSGKLKPKVQRLPEWMRRPIATDQNYPDVSRLLSSLQLNTVCASAKCPNRHECWNRGTATVMILGNTCTRNCRFCNVNTGRPDPVDPDEPARVAEAAQRLNLRHVVVTSVTRDDLPDGGASAFAATIRAVKERLAGVSVEVLTPDFIEHLDIVLDAAPDVFNHNLETVKRLQAEIRPQAGYERSLATLRKAAERGGCHVKSGLMLGLGETDDEVFECLCDLYAAGVRLLTLGQYLAPTRGHHPVDRFISPAQFDVFAAAARKMGFKGVAAGPLVRSSYRADELIERDG from the coding sequence ATGAGCGGCACAGCACAATCCGGAAAACTGAAACCGAAAGTGCAGCGGCTGCCGGAATGGATGCGGCGCCCGATTGCGACGGATCAGAATTATCCGGATGTCAGCAGGCTTTTATCCAGTCTGCAGTTGAATACGGTTTGCGCGAGTGCGAAGTGTCCGAACCGGCACGAATGCTGGAATCGCGGTACGGCAACGGTGATGATTCTCGGCAATACCTGTACGCGTAACTGCCGGTTTTGCAACGTGAATACCGGCCGGCCGGACCCGGTTGATCCGGACGAGCCGGCGCGCGTAGCGGAAGCAGCACAGCGTTTAAATTTACGGCATGTTGTAGTTACGAGTGTAACGCGTGACGATCTGCCGGACGGCGGCGCATCCGCATTTGCGGCGACGATTCGCGCGGTGAAAGAGCGGCTTGCCGGTGTATCGGTCGAAGTGCTGACTCCGGATTTTATCGAGCATCTGGATATTGTTTTAGATGCGGCACCGGATGTATTTAATCACAATCTCGAAACGGTGAAACGCCTGCAGGCGGAAATCCGTCCGCAGGCCGGCTATGAGCGGTCGCTGGCGACGCTGCGTAAGGCCGCGGAGCGGGGCGGATGCCATGTAAAATCCGGTTTGATGCTTGGCCTGGGAGAAACGGATGATGAAGTTTTCGAATGCCTGTGCGATCTGTATGCCGCCGGAGTTCGGCTGTTAACGCTGGGGCAGTATCTGGCGCCGACGCGCGGGCATCATCCCGTTGACCGGTTTATTTCACCGGCACAGTTTGATGTATTTGCGGCAGCGGCGCGAAAAATGGGCTTTAAAGGTGTTGCCGCCGGGCCGCTGGTGCGTTCATCATACCGGGCAGACGAACTGATTGAGCGCGACGGGTAA
- a CDS encoding NifU family protein, with protein MTLVGAVEKVNVAVVRVPLMRYIHRKFKGVFMTDHEILDASEKLFAEEINPALATHGGGATIATVKNGRVYVELQGGCRGCMGARMTMKNGIERLLKEKIPAVIEVIDATNHG; from the coding sequence GTGACGCTAGTTGGTGCGGTGGAAAAAGTCAATGTAGCTGTTGTCAGGGTTCCATTGATGCGTTACATTCACCGCAAATTCAAAGGAGTGTTTATGACCGATCATGAAATTCTCGATGCCTCTGAAAAGCTTTTTGCTGAAGAAATCAATCCGGCGCTCGCTACACACGGCGGCGGCGCAACCATTGCCACCGTGAAAAACGGCAGAGTGTATGTCGAACTGCAGGGCGGGTGCCGCGGCTGTATGGGTGCGCGCATGACCATGAAGAATGGAATCGAACGCCTGCTGAAAGAAAAAATCCCGGCAGTCATTGAGGTAATCGACGCCACAAATCACGGGTAA